In Myxococcus stipitatus, the following are encoded in one genomic region:
- the ileS gene encoding isoleucine--tRNA ligase, with the protein MSDTPSQDKDFKDSVNLPRTDFPMKGNLAQLEPRMLGWWGERGIWGKILEKNAAGEPFVLPDGPPYANGHLHAGHALNKVLKDIVVKYRNLVGRRCDFIPGWDTHGLPIEQAVEKRLKDKKVDKRTLSRDVFLEKCREYALEFIDIQKAEFQRLGVFGSWDAPYKTLDFSYEAQEIRELAVFARRGMLYRRKKPVYWCLQDQTALAEAEVEYEEHESPSVYVAFPAGAEIAERVPALKGHAVAFAIWTTTPWTLPANLAVAVHPELEYVFYQLGARVICVAKDLLPKVLAEVKSDELAVKNVALPGGEVSAAAMVDPSRILAYAQGADLEHLTYQHPFYERRGRIVLGEHVTLDAGTGLVHTAPGHGQEDYEVGLSYGLDIYNPVRPDGRYDDTVGEALAGKRVFEANPLVIGILVEKGALLNDAKDTVAHSYPHCWRCHNPIILSATYQWFIPMDVPFHGEKTFRQEVLAEVDKVQWVPSWGHSRIRGMLETRPDWTISRQRTWGVPICIAYCEGCDEALVSPELMERVAAAVEKEGVGVWYRTPVKDFLPEGFQCPRCGKGEFRRETDILDVWFDSACMFSAVLERRQRIPADLFLEGSDQHRGWFHSSMLVAVGTRDMSPYKACLTHGFVVDGKGEKMSKSLGNVVAPEKIIQQYGAEVLRLWVAASDYRNDVRLSDQILKGLSEGYRKIRNTVRYALSNLYDFDPARDGVARAELLPLDQWALGRLSEVVARVQQAYEAYEFHLVYATVVDFCAGDLSAVYFDILKDRLYTWRTDGKGRRSAQTVLHEVASVLLRLLAPVMSFTAEEAWGFLPGKREESVFLAGFPQVGAKLEPALAERYAKLFALREAVQGVLEVARREKRIGSSLEARVLLTASAPVREFLKAHLDELPGLFITSQVELVDAEGAEASAVDVTRAFGDGVKVFAEVKPAHGHKCPRCWTYAEAVGQGGDVCLKCREALGA; encoded by the coding sequence ATGAGCGACACGCCCTCCCAGGACAAGGACTTCAAGGACTCGGTCAACCTCCCGCGCACGGACTTCCCCATGAAGGGGAACCTGGCGCAGCTCGAGCCGCGGATGCTCGGCTGGTGGGGGGAGCGGGGGATTTGGGGGAAGATTCTGGAGAAGAACGCCGCCGGTGAGCCCTTCGTGCTGCCGGACGGGCCGCCGTACGCCAACGGCCACCTTCACGCCGGCCACGCGCTGAACAAGGTCCTCAAGGACATCGTGGTGAAGTACCGCAACCTGGTGGGCCGCCGGTGCGACTTCATCCCGGGCTGGGACACGCACGGCCTGCCCATCGAGCAGGCCGTGGAGAAGCGGCTGAAGGACAAGAAGGTGGACAAGCGCACCCTGTCGCGCGACGTCTTCCTGGAGAAGTGCCGCGAGTACGCGCTCGAGTTCATCGACATCCAGAAGGCGGAGTTCCAGCGGCTGGGGGTCTTCGGCTCGTGGGACGCGCCCTACAAGACGCTCGACTTCTCGTACGAGGCGCAGGAGATCCGCGAGCTCGCCGTCTTCGCGCGCCGGGGCATGCTCTACCGCCGCAAGAAGCCGGTGTACTGGTGCCTCCAGGACCAGACGGCGCTGGCCGAGGCGGAGGTGGAGTACGAGGAGCACGAGTCGCCGTCCGTCTACGTGGCCTTCCCCGCGGGTGCTGAAATCGCGGAGCGGGTGCCCGCGCTGAAGGGCCACGCGGTGGCCTTCGCCATCTGGACGACGACGCCGTGGACGCTGCCGGCGAACCTGGCCGTCGCCGTCCATCCAGAGCTGGAGTACGTCTTCTACCAGCTGGGCGCGCGCGTCATCTGCGTGGCGAAGGACCTGCTGCCCAAGGTGCTGGCGGAGGTGAAGTCGGACGAGCTGGCGGTGAAGAACGTGGCGTTGCCGGGCGGCGAGGTGTCCGCGGCGGCGATGGTGGACCCGTCGCGCATCCTCGCGTACGCGCAGGGCGCGGACCTGGAGCACCTGACGTACCAGCATCCCTTCTACGAGCGGCGGGGCCGCATCGTCCTGGGGGAGCACGTCACGTTGGATGCGGGAACGGGGCTGGTGCACACGGCGCCGGGACATGGCCAGGAGGACTACGAGGTGGGCCTGTCGTACGGGTTGGACATCTACAACCCGGTGCGTCCGGACGGCCGCTACGACGACACGGTGGGCGAGGCGTTGGCGGGCAAGCGTGTGTTCGAGGCGAACCCGCTCGTCATCGGCATCCTGGTGGAGAAGGGCGCGCTGCTGAACGACGCGAAGGACACGGTGGCGCACAGCTATCCGCACTGCTGGCGGTGCCACAATCCCATCATCCTGAGCGCGACGTATCAGTGGTTCATCCCCATGGATGTGCCGTTCCACGGGGAGAAGACGTTCCGCCAGGAGGTGTTGGCGGAGGTGGACAAGGTGCAGTGGGTGCCCTCGTGGGGGCACAGCCGCATCCGGGGCATGTTGGAGACGCGGCCGGACTGGACCATCAGCCGTCAGCGCACGTGGGGCGTGCCCATCTGCATCGCGTATTGCGAGGGCTGTGACGAGGCGCTCGTCTCACCGGAGTTGATGGAGAGGGTGGCGGCGGCGGTGGAGAAGGAGGGCGTGGGGGTGTGGTACCGCACGCCGGTGAAGGACTTCCTGCCGGAGGGCTTCCAGTGTCCCCGGTGTGGCAAGGGGGAGTTCCGCCGCGAGACGGACATCCTGGATGTGTGGTTCGACTCGGCGTGCATGTTCTCCGCGGTGCTCGAGCGGCGGCAGCGCATCCCCGCGGACCTCTTCCTGGAGGGGAGCGACCAGCACCGGGGATGGTTCCACTCGTCGATGTTGGTGGCGGTGGGGACTCGCGACATGTCGCCCTACAAGGCCTGCCTCACGCATGGCTTCGTGGTGGACGGCAAGGGCGAGAAGATGTCGAAGAGCCTGGGCAACGTGGTGGCGCCGGAGAAGATCATCCAGCAGTACGGCGCGGAGGTGCTGCGTCTGTGGGTGGCGGCGAGTGACTACCGCAACGACGTGCGCCTGTCGGACCAGATTCTCAAGGGCTTGTCGGAGGGCTACCGGAAGATTCGCAACACGGTGCGCTACGCGCTGAGCAACTTGTATGACTTCGACCCGGCGCGGGACGGCGTGGCGCGGGCGGAGTTGTTGCCGTTGGACCAGTGGGCGCTGGGCCGGTTGTCGGAGGTGGTGGCGCGAGTCCAGCAGGCGTACGAGGCCTACGAGTTCCACCTGGTCTACGCGACGGTGGTGGACTTCTGCGCGGGTGACTTGTCGGCGGTGTACTTCGACATCCTGAAGGACCGTCTGTACACGTGGCGGACGGACGGGAAGGGGCGGCGGAGCGCGCAGACGGTGTTGCACGAGGTGGCGTCCGTGTTGTTGCGGCTGCTCGCGCCGGTGATGAGCTTCACCGCCGAGGAGGCGTGGGGCTTCCTTCCGGGCAAGCGCGAGGAGAGCGTGTTCCTGGCGGGCTTCCCGCAGGTGGGCGCGAAGCTGGAGCCCGCGTTGGCGGAGCGCTACGCGAAGCTCTTCGCGCTGCGAGAGGCGGTGCAGGGCGTGCTGGAGGTGGCGCGGCGGGAGAAGCGCATCGGCTCCTCGTTGGAGGCGCGGGTGTTGCTGACGGCGTCGGCGCCGGTGCGCGAGTTCCTGAAGGCGCACCTGGACGAGCTGCCTGGGCTCTTCATCACCAGCCAGGTGGAGCTGGTGGACGCGGAGGGCGCCGAGGCATCAGCGGTGGATGTGACGCGGGCCTTTGGAGACGGCGTGAAGGTGTTCGCCGAGGTGAAGCCGGCGCACGGCCACAAGTGCCCGCGGTGTTGGACGTACGCGGAGGCGGTGGGGCAGGGCGGCGACGTGTGCCTCAAGTGCCGCGAGGCGCTGGGCGCGTAG
- a CDS encoding pilus assembly protein, whose protein sequence is MTSRIARRVSRRHRRGQALLEAALGVTLFVSIVAFGIHLSEVGFLSLKVQEAAVSALWDGTSGRMHLIPVDYGKAGDSMRGAAANAQARYSDFKGLSSAAGGGRITQVFTQGTGMQVSCTMGAGVGWNGAVLTRPVYRDNGGTSCGAQATLSAWRFPRAFLDDSQGGLYQKRNLDDAVSRMQVCAVGRPVGGGCTGRFAMLVDDWGLAGELESPTCNILMQDQLIPCTNMAFHAASWSTYTPTSLPIPLGASALAEAALFINPLPPTALAMVGLGMKEQTFWISAAGEEAANFIQVPPLMDPISRIWPTTPGSLIGVTTAPYGMAYANRMKDGRCFLGLECD, encoded by the coding sequence ATGACCTCGCGAATCGCTCGTCGTGTCTCCCGTCGTCACCGCCGAGGCCAGGCCCTGCTGGAGGCGGCGCTGGGCGTCACGCTGTTCGTCTCCATCGTCGCGTTTGGCATCCACCTCTCCGAGGTGGGCTTCCTCTCGCTCAAGGTGCAGGAGGCCGCGGTCTCCGCGCTGTGGGACGGGACGAGCGGGCGGATGCACCTCATCCCCGTCGACTACGGCAAGGCGGGGGACTCCATGCGAGGCGCCGCCGCGAACGCGCAGGCGCGCTACTCGGACTTCAAGGGCCTGTCGTCCGCCGCGGGCGGGGGCCGCATCACCCAGGTCTTCACCCAGGGCACCGGGATGCAGGTGAGCTGCACCATGGGCGCGGGCGTGGGCTGGAACGGCGCGGTGCTGACCCGGCCCGTCTACCGGGACAACGGTGGGACGTCGTGCGGGGCTCAAGCCACGTTGAGCGCCTGGCGCTTTCCCAGGGCCTTCCTGGACGACTCGCAAGGCGGGCTCTACCAGAAGCGCAACCTCGACGACGCTGTCTCCAGGATGCAGGTCTGCGCGGTGGGGCGTCCGGTGGGCGGTGGCTGCACGGGGCGCTTCGCGATGCTCGTGGATGATTGGGGGCTCGCGGGGGAGTTGGAGTCACCCACTTGCAACATCCTGATGCAGGACCAGCTCATCCCCTGCACGAACATGGCGTTCCATGCCGCGTCCTGGTCCACCTATACGCCCACGTCGCTGCCCATCCCGCTCGGCGCGAGCGCCCTGGCCGAGGCCGCCTTGTTCATCAACCCCTTGCCTCCCACCGCGCTCGCGATGGTGGGCCTGGGCATGAAGGAGCAGACGTTCTGGATCAGCGCGGCGGGTGAAGAGGCCGCCAACTTCATCCAGGTCCCTCCGCTGATGGACCCCATCTCCCGCATCTGGCCCACGACGCCGGGTTCGCTCATCGGCGTCACCACGGCGCCCTACGGCATGGCGTATGCGAATCGCATGAAGGACGGCCGCTGCTTCCTGGGCCTGGAGTGTGATTGA
- a CDS encoding Tad domain-containing protein, with translation MKRAPVRGQTMVLFVLGTLLIVLMASLTISFAMKVRERIELQTVTDAAAYSNAVATARTFNNIAVMNRAQIGHAVAQAGATSLVSWATLYRAELNAANSGFGIGKAPYQLAIATGCPCAWKNSWCRQRCRCGTKGVADLNMLQTKLRIEKLRVDAVFQAMEFMVRVQMLGHQAAQLAFYAAQQDVYRDLRSSVDNQAFANRIVRNAMGAGKYAADASWVVPAVGNVNTRELRGGVACTDDGAVCDLPLTVAHAVNAAMGSRGFSFVSHRQMPLGHYAIHQANLDFVIWFPDDVVVMPNTNGTTYFGKKGRQVPLIPPYAPALIGDDRGSIFWRYDHLLHGGNPVACPASVAGVMPITSSLVSSGGIMPMPEHRWTGGSEPGPFNHMLIPCLGGPSSCPGIWPPFLDYNLTRLLNGEGNVYGQPKNFAVVQRDLTARALDPWDLSFRYRFEQGSAGNVYDARSFTMEDGTPNGTQTALSTGIAYYHRGRSGGLNHWAEPPNLLNPYWRATLVGADIDNTGVDDAVQTLGISSPVAAQTFTELRNAGFKGLQR, from the coding sequence ATGAAGCGAGCTCCCGTACGCGGCCAGACGATGGTGCTGTTCGTCCTGGGCACCCTGCTGATTGTGTTGATGGCCAGCCTCACGATTTCCTTCGCGATGAAGGTGCGTGAGCGCATCGAGCTGCAGACGGTGACGGACGCGGCGGCGTACTCCAACGCGGTGGCCACCGCGCGCACGTTCAACAACATCGCGGTGATGAACCGTGCGCAGATTGGCCACGCGGTGGCGCAGGCGGGCGCGACCAGCCTGGTGAGCTGGGCCACGCTCTACCGCGCCGAGCTCAACGCGGCCAACAGCGGGTTTGGGATTGGCAAGGCGCCCTACCAGCTGGCCATCGCCACGGGCTGTCCCTGTGCCTGGAAGAACTCGTGGTGTCGTCAGCGCTGCCGCTGCGGCACCAAGGGCGTGGCGGACCTCAACATGCTCCAGACGAAGCTGCGCATCGAGAAGCTGCGCGTGGACGCCGTCTTCCAGGCGATGGAGTTCATGGTCCGGGTCCAGATGCTCGGGCATCAGGCCGCCCAGCTCGCCTTCTACGCCGCGCAGCAGGACGTCTACCGGGACCTGCGCTCCAGCGTGGACAACCAGGCCTTCGCCAACCGGATTGTCCGCAACGCGATGGGCGCGGGGAAGTACGCGGCGGACGCCAGCTGGGTGGTGCCGGCCGTCGGGAACGTCAACACGCGAGAGCTCCGCGGCGGCGTGGCCTGCACGGATGACGGCGCCGTCTGTGACCTCCCCTTGACGGTCGCCCACGCGGTCAACGCGGCCATGGGCAGCCGAGGCTTCAGCTTCGTGTCGCACCGGCAGATGCCGTTGGGGCACTACGCCATCCATCAAGCCAACCTGGACTTCGTCATCTGGTTCCCAGACGACGTGGTGGTGATGCCGAACACCAACGGGACGACGTACTTCGGCAAGAAGGGGCGCCAGGTCCCCTTGATTCCGCCCTATGCGCCCGCGCTCATCGGAGATGACCGAGGCTCCATCTTCTGGCGCTACGACCACCTGCTGCACGGAGGCAATCCGGTGGCCTGCCCCGCGAGTGTCGCGGGCGTCATGCCCATCACCTCGTCGCTGGTGTCCTCGGGCGGCATCATGCCCATGCCCGAGCACCGCTGGACGGGAGGCTCCGAGCCCGGCCCGTTCAATCACATGTTGATTCCGTGTCTGGGCGGGCCCTCGTCGTGCCCTGGCATCTGGCCGCCGTTCCTCGACTACAACCTCACGCGGCTGCTCAACGGCGAGGGCAACGTCTATGGCCAGCCCAAGAACTTCGCGGTGGTCCAACGCGACCTGACGGCTCGAGCCCTGGACCCGTGGGACCTGTCCTTCCGCTACCGCTTCGAGCAAGGCAGCGCGGGCAACGTGTACGACGCCCGGAGCTTCACCATGGAGGACGGCACGCCCAACGGCACGCAGACGGCGCTCTCCACGGGCATCGCCTACTACCACCGTGGACGCAGCGGAGGCCTCAACCACTGGGCCGAGCCGCCCAACCTGCTCAACCCCTACTGGCGCGCCACGTTGGTGGGGGCGGACATCGACAACACGGGCGTGGATGACGCCGTGCAGACGCTCGGCATCAGCTCTCCTGTCGCGGCACAGACCTTCACGGAGCTGCGCAACGCGGGCTTCAAGGGGCTTCAGCGATGA
- a CDS encoding TadE/TadG family type IV pilus assembly protein, protein MVEAALTLPLVVFLLLGTLQLFLMLQARVLAHYAAFQATRAGSVAHGECERMTHAAILALIPSFHSFLGLSSSTDEVRHGGGGGAPARLAAAFRARRDNRYQGGLDGVHTGSIVWINRAIIGGGVGNPQDREFDEPGHLRRLEVQLIYWYPMRIPFANWVMSRMFMAQMGIQDYRGANPLMLAERDANWNQGEYSNPIAVAGDIRAEFASRVARQQYVFPIETTFTMRMLTPTKRRHFASMDCPR, encoded by the coding sequence ATGGTAGAGGCGGCTCTGACGCTTCCCCTCGTCGTGTTCCTGTTGCTGGGTACGCTGCAACTGTTCCTGATGTTGCAAGCGCGGGTGCTCGCACATTACGCGGCGTTCCAAGCCACCCGTGCGGGCAGCGTAGCACACGGTGAATGCGAACGGATGACGCATGCGGCCATCCTCGCGTTGATACCTTCGTTTCATTCCTTCCTCGGGCTGTCGAGCAGCACTGACGAAGTGCGTCACGGAGGCGGAGGTGGGGCGCCGGCGCGGTTGGCGGCGGCGTTCCGGGCGCGGCGGGACAACCGGTATCAGGGTGGGTTGGACGGGGTGCACACGGGGAGCATCGTGTGGATCAACCGGGCCATCATCGGCGGGGGCGTGGGCAACCCGCAGGACCGGGAGTTCGATGAGCCGGGGCACCTGCGGCGGTTGGAGGTGCAGCTCATCTACTGGTACCCGATGCGCATCCCGTTCGCGAACTGGGTGATGTCGCGCATGTTCATGGCGCAGATGGGCATCCAGGACTACCGCGGGGCGAACCCGTTGATGCTGGCGGAGCGCGACGCGAACTGGAACCAGGGGGAGTACTCGAATCCCATCGCGGTGGCGGGAGACATCCGCGCGGAGTTCGCTTCGCGGGTGGCTCGGCAGCAGTACGTGTTCCCCATCGAGACCACCTTCACCATGCGGATGCTGACGCCCACCAAGCGGCGCCACTTCGCTTCCATGGATTGCCCCCGATGA
- a CDS encoding sigma 54-interacting transcriptional regulator, whose protein sequence is MNATDPHPDDIHTSPGEAAGLDLAHSPLLGETLVVDPRTTVKLHKCRLAVASGPDMGRSVVSDKERLRCGAHPGNDLVLVEDRTASRHHFEIQFTERGYLLVDLGSTNGTFLDGRRIERAYLSPGSQIRAGSSVLTFAPLDEEVTIEPDRDGELCGMVGQSVKMRQIFGLIKKIAPLDVSVIIQGETGTGKELVARAIHELSGRNKSPMEVLDCGAIPPNLIESELFGHEKGAFTGAVSGRPGAFERAHGGTIFLDELGELRLDLQPKLLRVLENHEVRRVGGNDVIEVNCRVIAATNRDLMKEIQAGNFREDLYFRLSVITIQLPPLRQRRDDIPLILKGALADPEVVLKHGKKRFSPEAMGLLMSYAWPGNVRELMNVLSHVLTFSEGEEIQPAHLPPRVRGQTREGPLPFNEHLSFKDAKEQLLENFEREYVTSVLTRCEGNLSRAARESGLHRKSIERLVKKYQLDTKGMKPR, encoded by the coding sequence ATGAACGCGACAGATCCTCATCCCGACGACATCCACACCAGCCCCGGAGAGGCCGCCGGGCTCGACCTCGCCCACTCCCCGTTGCTGGGGGAGACGCTCGTGGTGGACCCGCGCACCACGGTGAAGCTCCACAAGTGTCGCCTCGCGGTGGCCTCCGGGCCGGACATGGGCCGCTCCGTCGTCAGCGACAAGGAGCGCCTGCGCTGTGGCGCGCATCCGGGCAATGACCTGGTGTTGGTGGAGGACCGCACCGCCAGCCGCCACCACTTCGAAATCCAGTTCACGGAGCGGGGCTATCTGCTCGTGGACCTGGGCTCCACCAACGGCACGTTCCTGGACGGGCGCAGGATTGAGCGCGCCTACCTCTCACCGGGTTCGCAGATTCGCGCGGGCTCGTCCGTGCTGACCTTCGCGCCGCTCGACGAGGAAGTCACCATCGAGCCGGACCGCGACGGCGAGCTGTGCGGCATGGTGGGGCAGAGCGTGAAGATGCGGCAGATATTCGGCCTCATCAAGAAGATCGCCCCGCTGGATGTGTCCGTCATCATCCAAGGCGAGACGGGCACGGGCAAGGAGCTGGTGGCGCGCGCCATCCATGAACTGTCGGGCCGCAACAAGTCACCGATGGAGGTGCTGGACTGCGGCGCCATCCCACCCAACCTCATCGAGAGCGAGCTGTTCGGCCACGAGAAGGGCGCCTTCACGGGCGCGGTGAGCGGGCGCCCCGGCGCGTTCGAGCGCGCGCACGGCGGCACCATCTTCCTGGACGAACTGGGAGAGCTGCGCCTGGACCTCCAGCCCAAGCTGTTGCGCGTGCTGGAGAACCACGAGGTGCGGCGCGTGGGCGGCAACGACGTCATCGAGGTGAACTGCCGCGTCATCGCCGCCACGAACCGCGACCTGATGAAGGAGATTCAAGCGGGGAACTTCCGCGAGGACCTCTACTTCCGCCTCTCGGTGATAACGATTCAGCTGCCGCCGCTGCGTCAGCGCCGGGATGACATCCCGCTCATCCTCAAGGGCGCGCTCGCGGACCCGGAGGTCGTGCTCAAGCACGGCAAGAAGCGCTTCTCGCCGGAGGCCATGGGCCTGCTGATGTCCTACGCGTGGCCGGGCAACGTGCGCGAGCTGATGAACGTCCTGTCTCACGTGCTGACCTTCAGCGAGGGTGAGGAGATTCAACCCGCACACCTCCCGCCGCGCGTGCGTGGACAGACTCGCGAGGGCCCGCTGCCCTTCAACGAGCACCTCTCGTTCAAGGACGCCAAGGAGCAACTGCTGGAGAACTTCGAGCGGGAGTACGTCACCAGCGTCCTCACCCGCTGCGAGGGCAACCTCTCCCGCGCAGCCCGGGAGAGCGGCCTGCACCGCAAGTCCATCGAGCGGCTCGTGAAGAAGTATCAGCTCGATACCAAGGGCATGAAGCCGAGGTGA
- a CDS encoding RimK family alpha-L-glutamate ligase, translated as MSPRKIQQKKAPAMPGSPAPEHPAPRRPRAKKTVAILSRKRSLYSTRRLVSAIRARGHRPLVLDTLRCCLLLAQGSPRMTYRGVEIRGVDVVVPRIGASITAYGLAVVNHFEMMGVPVLNPPTSIARSRDKLRALQFLSASGLDIPRTVMAHDRSNVRRLVEEVGGLPVIIKLIKGTQGVGVMIAHTLPEVQTILDTFWDLGQEIVLQEFVAESEGRDVRALVVGKRVVGAMRRKAKKGEFRSNIHRGGEGQAIELPPAYTEAAVRAASIVGLEVAGVDMLEGHAGPRLMEINSSPGFEGLERATGQDIAGEIIEHALTYAELKASARRLSRT; from the coding sequence ATGTCTCCCCGAAAAATCCAGCAGAAGAAGGCCCCGGCCATGCCTGGGTCCCCGGCACCCGAGCATCCCGCGCCGCGTCGCCCGCGCGCGAAGAAGACGGTGGCCATCCTGTCCCGGAAGCGTTCGCTCTACTCGACGCGCCGGCTGGTCTCCGCCATCCGCGCGCGAGGCCACCGGCCCCTGGTGCTGGACACACTGCGTTGTTGTCTGTTGCTCGCCCAGGGCTCACCGCGCATGACGTACCGCGGGGTGGAGATACGCGGCGTGGATGTCGTGGTGCCGCGCATCGGCGCGTCCATCACCGCCTATGGGCTGGCGGTGGTGAATCACTTCGAGATGATGGGGGTGCCGGTCCTCAACCCGCCGACGTCCATCGCACGCAGCCGGGACAAGCTGCGCGCGCTCCAGTTCCTGTCGGCCTCTGGATTGGACATTCCGCGCACCGTCATGGCGCATGACCGCAGCAACGTGCGCCGGCTGGTGGAGGAGGTGGGCGGCCTGCCCGTCATCATCAAGCTCATCAAGGGCACGCAAGGCGTGGGCGTGATGATTGCGCACACGCTGCCGGAGGTGCAGACCATCCTGGATACGTTCTGGGACCTGGGTCAGGAAATCGTGCTGCAGGAGTTCGTCGCGGAGAGCGAGGGCCGCGACGTCCGAGCGCTCGTGGTGGGCAAGCGCGTGGTGGGCGCCATGCGGCGCAAGGCCAAGAAGGGCGAGTTCCGCTCCAACATCCACCGCGGCGGCGAAGGGCAGGCAATCGAGCTTCCTCCGGCGTACACGGAAGCCGCGGTGCGGGCCGCGAGCATCGTGGGACTGGAGGTCGCCGGCGTGGACATGCTGGAGGGACACGCCGGACCCAGGTTGATGGAAATCAATTCCAGCCCTGGCTTCGAAGGACTCGAGCGAGCGACGGGGCAAGACATCGCGGGAGAAATCATCGAGCACGCGCTGACTTACGCGGAGCTGAAGGCGAGCGCGCGGCGCCTGTCGCGCACGTGA
- a CDS encoding DsbA family oxidoreductase — MRTPHKPLQVTVYQDVLCAWCYLADLRLDVLRQELGEAVRWSVRPYPLRVHDVLPTEREKRGLVEEVQRAQRESDQVAPLLSTDLWLGGDPPRSSVPALAALEAARLQGPQARAFLARAMQRAALEQGVNVSRPDVVFELASRVGLAMNEFSAAFRSEETRRLILDEHRDATARGVRGVPTLVIGGRWMLCGLRELSEYREHILACMGRVAAPRSGSSERLVH; from the coding sequence ATGAGAACGCCGCACAAGCCGCTGCAGGTTACCGTCTACCAGGATGTGCTTTGTGCCTGGTGCTATCTCGCCGACCTGCGCCTGGATGTCTTGCGCCAGGAGCTGGGTGAAGCCGTGCGTTGGAGCGTGAGGCCGTATCCGCTTCGCGTGCACGATGTGCTTCCCACCGAACGCGAGAAGCGTGGGCTCGTGGAAGAAGTGCAGCGCGCGCAACGCGAGTCGGACCAGGTGGCGCCGCTGTTGTCCACGGACCTGTGGTTGGGCGGAGACCCGCCGCGCAGCAGCGTGCCGGCGCTGGCGGCGCTGGAGGCCGCGCGGCTGCAAGGTCCCCAGGCGCGGGCGTTCCTCGCGCGCGCCATGCAGCGCGCCGCGCTGGAGCAAGGCGTCAACGTGTCGCGCCCCGACGTCGTGTTCGAGCTGGCCTCGCGCGTGGGCCTGGCGATGAACGAGTTCTCCGCGGCGTTCCGCTCCGAGGAGACACGCCGGCTCATCCTGGATGAGCACCGCGATGCCACCGCGCGCGGCGTGCGCGGCGTGCCCACGCTGGTCATCGGTGGGCGGTGGATGTTGTGCGGACTGCGTGAGCTGTCCGAGTACCGCGAGCACATCCTGGCCTGCATGGGCCGGGTGGCCGCGCCGCGCTCGGGTTCCTCCGAGCGGCTGGTGCACTGA